From one Brachypodium distachyon strain Bd21 chromosome 4, Brachypodium_distachyon_v3.0, whole genome shotgun sequence genomic stretch:
- the LOC100831776 gene encoding uncharacterized protein LOC100831776 isoform X6 produces MEFHHQNIVKLVGCCNQTEQKRFEHKRGPMFAEIRNMVLCLEYCPNGSLDRHLSDISHGLDWLARYKIIKGTCEGLRYLQEGSKCPVIHMDLNPSNIFLDENMVPKIGDFGDARLLDEECSMQTIRAIGTVGYKPPEFIDKQVISIKSDIYSLGIIIIEIMTGTKYDKYSEFSSSQEFIQHVHENWRKRLQATCDDTSVESYCQQVKKCLKLALSCVEHERLKRPSIGEIVNMLNETETFIHELTTKDKSKLLDVHPLELCFPFEPKKAISCSFRLDNKGNDRIALMVMAKSQKMYSTKLPLCSVVPPGCSYTITVTMRKQNQQPPSGIGELFTVQSVAVGDHDLKHVDLDSASAVYDNFFKKAEEMNSDEVQEIMLPVSWDPPAEGTESEPTQSRIEIIAMPNSQQVSSVDVHPLEPWIMTTHSGGSLRVWDYQTMVGVAHLVTFGVDQQPMTFCTGMCYEMLRSFEVTDEPVHAAKFIARKKWLVTGDDSGCIHVFNYGEKEATSFDAHDSGITSLAVHPTETVVLSSHDDNLIKLWDWEKDWECTLTFQGHTNGMTQVTFNPNDTDSFASASRDGKVKIWSLHSDGGSIITLDGHDQGLLCIDYFTRRDRQHLITGCMDGTANIWDLEMNIFEGCVDRIEGHEGRITAVNLHPELPLLITGSLDGTVRLWDSTTYKLKNIIGFNLGEVYAFGFINGLRRLVVGCHQGIAMMEIPSP; encoded by the exons ATGGAGTTCCATCACCAAAATATTGTAAAATTAGTTGGCTGCTGCAATCAAACAGAACAAAAACGTTTTGAGCACAAGCGAGGACCGATGTTTGCTGAAATTCGAAACATGGTGTTGTGCCTCGAGTATTGTCCAAATGGATCCCTTGATCGGCATCTTTCAG ACATAAGTCATGGACTCGATTGGCTCGCACGCTACAAAATAATTAAGGGCACTTGCGAGGGTTTAAGATACCTCCAAGAGGGATCCAAGTGTCCTGTCATTCATATGGACCTAAACCCTAGTAACATATTTCTAGATGAGAACATGGTACCAAAAATAGGAGATTTCGGTGATGCCAGACTTTTGGATGAAGAATGTTCCATGCAGACAATAAGAGCGATAGGAACAGT AGGATACAAGCCACCTGAATTCATTGACAAACAAGTTATCTCCATAAAGTCGGACATATACAGCTTGGGTATTATAATCATAGAGATAATGACAGGGACAAAATATGATAAATATAGTGAATTTTCATCTTCCCAGGAGTTTATTCAGCAT GTGCATGAAAACTGGAGGAAGAGGCTACAGGCAACATGCGACGACACATCTGTGGAAAGTTATTGTCAGCAAGTTAAGAAATGCCTCAAATTAGCGTTGAGCTGTGTGGAGCATGAGAGGCTCAAAAGGCCATCTATCGGCGAAATCGTCAATATGCTGAATGAAACAGAAACCTTTATTCATGAACTTACTACAAAAGATAAATCCAAACTGCTTGACGTCCACCCCCTGGAGCTCTGCTTCCCCTTCGAGCCAAAGAAGGCTATTTCCTGCTCGTTCCGGCTAGACAACAAGGGAAACGACCGTATTGCGCTCATGGTTATGGCAAAGAGCCAGAAAATGTACTCTACAAAGCTGCCACTCTGCAGCGTCGTGCCTCCGGGTTGCTCCTATACCATCACGGTCACAATGCGCAAGCAGAACCAGCAGCCACCATCAGGCATTGGTGAGCTCTTCACAGTGCAGAGCGTCGCGGTGGGCGATCATGATCTCAAGCATGTTGACCTAGATTCTGCCTCGGCGGTTTACGACAACTTCTTTAAGAAAGCCGAAGAGATGAACAGTGACGAGGTGCAAGAGATTATGCTGCCTGTTAGTTGGGATCCACCTGCTGAAGGGACAGAATCTGAG CCGACACAATCCAGAATCGAG ATCATTGCCATGCCGAATTCTCAGCAAGTGTCATCAGTAGATGTGCATCCATTAGAGCCATG GATTATGACGACGCATAGTGGGGGGAGCCTTCGTGTTTGGGACTATCAGACGATGGTAGGTGTGGCTCATCTAGTCACCTTTGGTGTCGATCAGCAGCCAATGACATTTTGTACCGGAATGTGTTAT GAAATGTTGCGCTCCTTTGAAGTCACAGATGAACCAG TTCATGCAGCTAAATTTATCGCACGTAAGAAATGGCTTGTCACGGGCGATGACAGTGGTTGCATCCATGTGTTCAATTATGGCGAAAAGGAAGCCACGAGCTTCGATGCTCATGACAGTGGCATCACATCTTTGGCTGTGCATCCGACAGAAACTGTTGTGCTGTCATCCCATGATGATAATCTGATTAAGCTTTGGGATTGGGAGAAGGACTGGGAGTGTACTCTAACATTTCAGGGGCACACTAACGGAATGACTCAAGTAACGTTTAACCCAAATGACACCGATAGTTTTGCAAGTGCTTCCAGGGATGGCAAGGTCAAG ATCTGGAGTCTTCATTCTGATGGTGGTAGCATCATCACATTGGATGGACACGACCAAGGCCTGCTCTGTATTGATTACTTCACACGCCGTGATCGGCAGCATCTGATCACCGGCTGCATGGATGGGACTGCAAAT ATTTGGGATCTGGAGATGAATATCTTCGAAGGATGTGTTGATAGGATAGAAGGGCATGAAGGGCGTATTACTGCCGTCAATTTGCACCCAGAGCTTCCGTTGCTGATTACAGGTTCACTTGATGGGACTGTTCGTCTGTGGGACTCCACTACCTACAA GCTTAAGAACATAATTGGTTTTAACCTGGGTGAAGTTTATGCTTTTGGATTTATAAATGGTTTGAGAAG GTTGGTTGTCGGGTGCCACCAAGGAATAGCCATGATGGAAATACCTTCACCCTGA
- the LOC100831776 gene encoding uncharacterized protein LOC100831776 isoform X4, which yields MQTFLVQIQAFNHYPIYTIEFTNDGESTIPSDSNATSGPSLGGGEASRSTCKEMSFKFLESITDRFADERIIGRGFFGTVYKGVYDNKQVIAVKRLHAVKKEFYGSNDKIFQNEYQYLMEFHHQNIVKLVGCCNQTEQKRFEHKRGPMFAEIRNMVLCLEYCPNGSLDRHLSDISHGLDWLARYKIIKGTCEGLRYLQEGSKCPVIHMDLNPSNIFLDENMVPKIGDFGDARLLDEECSMQTIRAIGTVGYKPPEFIDKQVISIKSDIYSLGIIIIEIMTGTKYDKYSEFSSSQEFIQHVHENWRKRLQATCDDTSVESYCQQVKKCLKLALSCVEHERLKRPSIGEIVNMLNETETFIHELTTKDKSKLLDVHPLELCFPFEPKKAISCSFRLDNKGNDRIALMVMAKSQKMYSTKLPLCSVVPPGCSYTITVTMRKQNQQPPSGIGELFTVQSVAVGDHDLKHVDLDSASAVYDNFFKKAEEMNSDEVQEIMLPVSWDPPAEGTESEPTQSRIEIIAMPNSQQVSSVDVHPLEPWIMTTHSGGSLRVWDYQTMVGVAHLVTFGVDQQPMTFCTGMCYEMLRSFEVTDEPVHAAKFIARKKWLVTGDDSGCIHVFNYGEKEATSFDAHDSGITSLAVHPTETVVLSSHDDNLIKLWDWEKDWECTLTFQGHTNGMTQVTFNPNDTDSFASASRDGKVKIWSLHSDGGSIITLDGHDQGLLCIDYFTRRDRQHLITGCMDGTANIWDLEMNIFEGCVDRIEGHEGRITAVNLHPELPLLITGSLDGTVRLWDSTTYKLKNIIGFNLGEVYAFGFINGLRRLVVGCHQGIAMMEIPSP from the exons ATGCAGACATTTTTGGTCCAGATCCAAGCATTTAATCATTACCCCATTTACACCATTGAG TTTACTAATGACGGAGAATCAACCATTCCTTCTGATAGCAACGCGACCTCCGGGCCCTCTTTAG gcggcggcgaagctaGCAGATCTACTTGCAAGGAGATGTCGTTCAAGTTTCTAGAAAGCATAACAGATCGATTCGCTGATGAGCGAATAATTGGAAGGGGTTTTTTCGGAACTGTTTACAAG GGAGTTTATGATAATAAACAAGTCATTGCTGTGAAAAGGTTACATGCAGTAAAGAAGGAGTTTTATGGATCGAATGATAAGATCTTCCAGAATGAGTATCAATACCTTATGGAGTTCCATCACCAAAATATTGTAAAATTAGTTGGCTGCTGCAATCAAACAGAACAAAAACGTTTTGAGCACAAGCGAGGACCGATGTTTGCTGAAATTCGAAACATGGTGTTGTGCCTCGAGTATTGTCCAAATGGATCCCTTGATCGGCATCTTTCAG ACATAAGTCATGGACTCGATTGGCTCGCACGCTACAAAATAATTAAGGGCACTTGCGAGGGTTTAAGATACCTCCAAGAGGGATCCAAGTGTCCTGTCATTCATATGGACCTAAACCCTAGTAACATATTTCTAGATGAGAACATGGTACCAAAAATAGGAGATTTCGGTGATGCCAGACTTTTGGATGAAGAATGTTCCATGCAGACAATAAGAGCGATAGGAACAGT AGGATACAAGCCACCTGAATTCATTGACAAACAAGTTATCTCCATAAAGTCGGACATATACAGCTTGGGTATTATAATCATAGAGATAATGACAGGGACAAAATATGATAAATATAGTGAATTTTCATCTTCCCAGGAGTTTATTCAGCAT GTGCATGAAAACTGGAGGAAGAGGCTACAGGCAACATGCGACGACACATCTGTGGAAAGTTATTGTCAGCAAGTTAAGAAATGCCTCAAATTAGCGTTGAGCTGTGTGGAGCATGAGAGGCTCAAAAGGCCATCTATCGGCGAAATCGTCAATATGCTGAATGAAACAGAAACCTTTATTCATGAACTTACTACAAAAGATAAATCCAAACTGCTTGACGTCCACCCCCTGGAGCTCTGCTTCCCCTTCGAGCCAAAGAAGGCTATTTCCTGCTCGTTCCGGCTAGACAACAAGGGAAACGACCGTATTGCGCTCATGGTTATGGCAAAGAGCCAGAAAATGTACTCTACAAAGCTGCCACTCTGCAGCGTCGTGCCTCCGGGTTGCTCCTATACCATCACGGTCACAATGCGCAAGCAGAACCAGCAGCCACCATCAGGCATTGGTGAGCTCTTCACAGTGCAGAGCGTCGCGGTGGGCGATCATGATCTCAAGCATGTTGACCTAGATTCTGCCTCGGCGGTTTACGACAACTTCTTTAAGAAAGCCGAAGAGATGAACAGTGACGAGGTGCAAGAGATTATGCTGCCTGTTAGTTGGGATCCACCTGCTGAAGGGACAGAATCTGAG CCGACACAATCCAGAATCGAG ATCATTGCCATGCCGAATTCTCAGCAAGTGTCATCAGTAGATGTGCATCCATTAGAGCCATG GATTATGACGACGCATAGTGGGGGGAGCCTTCGTGTTTGGGACTATCAGACGATGGTAGGTGTGGCTCATCTAGTCACCTTTGGTGTCGATCAGCAGCCAATGACATTTTGTACCGGAATGTGTTAT GAAATGTTGCGCTCCTTTGAAGTCACAGATGAACCAG TTCATGCAGCTAAATTTATCGCACGTAAGAAATGGCTTGTCACGGGCGATGACAGTGGTTGCATCCATGTGTTCAATTATGGCGAAAAGGAAGCCACGAGCTTCGATGCTCATGACAGTGGCATCACATCTTTGGCTGTGCATCCGACAGAAACTGTTGTGCTGTCATCCCATGATGATAATCTGATTAAGCTTTGGGATTGGGAGAAGGACTGGGAGTGTACTCTAACATTTCAGGGGCACACTAACGGAATGACTCAAGTAACGTTTAACCCAAATGACACCGATAGTTTTGCAAGTGCTTCCAGGGATGGCAAGGTCAAG ATCTGGAGTCTTCATTCTGATGGTGGTAGCATCATCACATTGGATGGACACGACCAAGGCCTGCTCTGTATTGATTACTTCACACGCCGTGATCGGCAGCATCTGATCACCGGCTGCATGGATGGGACTGCAAAT ATTTGGGATCTGGAGATGAATATCTTCGAAGGATGTGTTGATAGGATAGAAGGGCATGAAGGGCGTATTACTGCCGTCAATTTGCACCCAGAGCTTCCGTTGCTGATTACAGGTTCACTTGATGGGACTGTTCGTCTGTGGGACTCCACTACCTACAA GCTTAAGAACATAATTGGTTTTAACCTGGGTGAAGTTTATGCTTTTGGATTTATAAATGGTTTGAGAAG GTTGGTTGTCGGGTGCCACCAAGGAATAGCCATGATGGAAATACCTTCACCCTGA